In Amyelois transitella isolate CPQ chromosome 13, ilAmyTran1.1, whole genome shotgun sequence, a genomic segment contains:
- the LOC106138064 gene encoding uncharacterized protein LOC106138064: protein MGVFKMPTVQQFLDKKVFYDPKKDPVWVYLENEMIANIDKKPYNEKVGAWLKYLKDLKYYQFCEARTALKRLNVEVGPPWYIELSTHQREILKGLKASIHQDLLEDLPSRTRRSLSDLGITLKVKKTTLMNAMATSAEDPGIFIWNLYTAYFNMPPSQPRKSYSMNAMILMSSLVFIDLEECISRLQKLVKLKKPPPPRAPKPQKKSVVPTCRYGVYLEKPAPLQLYSNHPSGPHEKRKPEIDYKFRFRSQESYTVLRNDLSFLEKRKERNKRAQNTERVCNYKFWEPPSNLRSTDPNMAALAGKMKMLKLKAVQKYKAPYKNVQYLVSGVSFSGGRPNYILSNVAIQPTGFIPINAGIVYIGSQFVTTLHGYWKYPRPVIDKCDTTCDCLSKWDKPVMEYLYKSRCKCGHLYDYYNEGKSKEKYFYQPTKHVPYSVDYAKIFQMDPMEDFIKDTVKEALESGEPTPAPSQPTISPSGQKLKDLLAAFLADLSDTPLIIPHLPGACLLNNLQEWVRKRVSGSLTATDHKQNKLYSLRRWLDLKHVDFRARAGMVPFTLKELEHMDWSYRKQVQVLFWKLLEDFTKRNQLKQIKQTRLWWPTMKFDAYPSKEFLDIYFTYMPGRMKDTFLVRPYSSENTPKYGAKTCPLNY, encoded by the exons ATGGGGGTGTTTAAAATGCCCACAGTTCAACAGTTCTTAGATaaaaag GTCTTCTACGATCCTAAAAAGGATCCAGTATGGGTTTACCTAGAAAATGAAATGATTGCGAACATCGACAAGAAACCATACAATGAAAAAGTAGGAGCGTGGctaaagtatttaaaagatttaaaatattaccagTTCTGTGAAG CAAGAACAGCGCTAAAAAGGCTTAATGTTGAGGTTGGTCCTCCATGGTATATAGAACTGTCCACTCATCAGAGAGAAATTCTGAAAGGTCTAAAAGCCTCAATCCACCAAGATTTACTGGAAGACCTCCCAAGTCGCACTCGCAGATCATTGTCTGATCTCGGTATAACATTGAAGGTAAAGAAGACGACGCTCATGAATGCTATGGCGACTAGCGCAGAGGATCCTGGTATATTCATATGGAACCTGTACACTGCTTATTTTAATATGCCACCAAGTCAGCCTAGAAAAT ccTACAGCATGAACGCGATGATTTTGATGTCATCTTTGGTATTCATCGATCTAGAGGAATGCATCAGCAGACTGCAAAAATTAGTGAAGTTGAAGAAACCTCCTCCTCCGCGTGCACCTAAAC CACAGAAAAAGAGTGTTGTACCGACCTGTCGTTATGGCGTTTACTTGGAAAAACCCGCGCCGTTACAACTGTACTCTAATCATCCTTCTGGGCCTCATGAAAAACGCAAACCTGAGATTGACTACAAGTTTCGATTTCGTAGCCAAGAG agtTATACAGTTTTACGAAATGATCTCAGtttt TTGGAGAAACgcaaagaaagaaataaacgaGCACAAAATACGGAGAGGGTCTGTAATTACAAGTTCTGGGAGCCACCGAGTAACCTTC GCAGTACTGACCCAAACATGGCTGCTTTAGCCGGAAAAATGaagatgttaaaattaaaagcagTGCAAAAATACAAGGCGCCTTACAAAAATGTCCAGTACCTTGTCTCTGGAGTGTCATTCAGTGGCGGAAGACCGAACTACATTTTGTCCA ACGTTGCTATACAACCAACGGGATTCATTCCGATCAATGCTGGCATAGTATACATCGGTTCGCAGTTCGTGACCACTCTGCACGGCTACTGGAAGTATCCTAGACCGGTCATTGATAAATGCGATACTACGTGCGACTGTCTATCTAAATG GGATAAGCCTGTCATGGAATACTTATACAAGTCGAGATGTAAATGCGGACATTTATACGATTACTATAACGAAGGAAAATCTAAAGAGAAATATTTCTACCAACCGACAAAGCATGTGCCTTATAGTGTCGACTATGCTAAAATTTTCCAGATGGACCCTATGGAAGACTTCATCAAAGACACGGTCAAAGAAGCTTTGGAGTCCGGAGAACCTACG CCGGCACCTTCGCAGCCCACCATATCGCCTTCCGGTCAAAAACTTAAAGATCTGCTGGCT gcCTTTCTAGCTGATTTGTCCGACACGCCCCTGATCATACCACATTTACCAGGTGCATGCTTACTAAACAACTTGCAGGAATGGGTCAGGAAACGAGTTAGTGGCTCGCTAACGGCTACGGATCATA aacaaaataaattgtattccCTGAGAAGATGGCTGGACTTGAAACACGTAGATTTCCGAGCCAGAGCTGGCATGGTACCATTCACTCTGAAGGAACTGGAACACATGGATTGGTCTTATCGCAAACAAGTGCAAGTGTTG TTCTGGAAATTGTTAGAAGATTTCACTAAAAGAAACCaactaaaacaaattaaacaaacgCGTCTATGGTGGCCCACAATGAAATTTGACGCGTATCCTAGTAAAGAGTTTCT GGACATATATTTTACGTACATGCCTGGTCGAATGAAGGACACTTTCCTAGTTAGACCCTACAGTTCCGAAAACACTCCAAAATATGGAGCCAAAACTTGTCCCCTGAACTATTAA
- the LOC106138067 gene encoding tRNA (cytidine(32)/guanosine(34)-2'-O)-methyltransferase, translating into MGKTSKDKRDIYYRLAKEEGWRARSAFKLLQINEEYNIFEGVLRAVDLCAAPGSWSQVLTKKLRQNTANEDDVKIVAVDLQAMAALPGVKQIQGDITKLSTANEIIKEFEGLKADLVVCDGAPDVTGLHDIDEYVQSQLLLAALNITTHVLKTHGVFVAKIFRGKDVTLLYSQLKQFFEFVTVSKPRSSRNSSIEAFVICQNYQPPEGYIPTMVNPLLDHKYCDFNQFTGPNRFIVPFNACGDLSAYDSDTSYPLLLEGQTSYEYKEPVQSPINPPYKEILEKTKSIQLSK; encoded by the coding sequence atgggtAAAACCTCAAAAGATAAAAGAGATATCTATTATAGGTTAGCTAAAGAAGAAGGTTGGCGTGCCAGAAGTGCATTCAAACTATTGCAAATAAATgaagaatataatatatttgaagGCGTTTTGCGAGCTGTAGACTTATGTGCAGCTCCAGGCAGTTGGAGTCAAGTGTTGACTAAGAAATTAAGACAAAACACTGCGAACGAAGATGATGTTAAGATAGTCGCTGTTGATTTGCAGGCCATGGCGGCGTTACCAGGCGTAAAGCAAATACAAGGAGACATAACTAAGTTGTCTACAGCGAACGAAATAATCAAAGAATTTGAAGGTCTGAAAGCTGACTTAGTGGTATGTGATGGAGCCCCCGACGTAACTGGCTTGCATGATATTGATGAATATGTACAGTCTCAGCTTCTACTAGCAGCCCTAAACATAACTACACACGTACTTAAAACACATGGTGTATTTGTTGCCAAAATATTTAGAGGAAAAGATGTAACATTGTTATATTCACAgttgaaacaattttttgaatttgtcaCAGTTTCAAAACCTAGAAGCTCCAGGAATTCTAGTATAGAAGCTTTTGTAATTTGCCAGAACTATCAGCCACCAGAAGGGTACATTCCAACTATGGTCAATCCATTACTTGACCATAAATATTGtgattttaatcaatttaCTGGCCCAAATAGATTTATTGTTCCATTTAATGCATGTGGTGACTTGAGTGCATATGACTCTGATACATCATATCCTTTACTATTAGAAGGACAAACTAGTTATGAATATAAAGAACCAGTGCAATCTCCTATAAATCCTCCATACAAAGAAATATTggagaaaacaaaaagtataCAGTTATcaaaatag
- the LOC106138063 gene encoding uncharacterized protein LOC106138063, with protein MYLSYKAELKSVLKAISPNVSTASSSLKENSDKNKESLVRLPKITIPVFSGKYTEWSSFKDLFTSLIHNNSALDDVQRLHYLKTQWPLSENLSWFYEMSDLQEKAPHTSSRKQLTNSSGLGGGQSGLTSKYVVKVKIQSLCDPTFKLQVKAHVLQTVTTVLPQRKFTPPRWAELGRISLADPQYNSPNRIDVLLGSEVYCAILKRGLIKSPNDLIIAQDTYLGWVLSGQVDGYDNEESTCHNIIMSFHIQLEENELIKKFCEIESEPSPNKKILTQEEQDCEDHFKATTCRDETGRYVVELPFRPNVRRDNGDTRSVAVKHLFGLEKRLNKNSTLKNNYSEVIDEYLKLGHMEIVDDESSNTEGKVWLPHHAVVRMDRTTTKTRVVFNAADRSANELSLNDTLMVGPTLQMELRHLIMRWRSHPICLTADIIKMYRQVNVAAKHTDFQRIVWRSEEGIIRDYRLLTVTFGTSCAPYLAVKAMQQVAVDEGRNFPHAASRVLSDFYMDDLLTGAENEEEAVKIYKEMNELLNKGGFQLQKWTCNKIGVLGGTETDTEREFKEDDVTKIVGIAWNRRTDEFGYNIKISSDAPAPETKRKVISEICRLYDPLGWIAPCVIIAKIFIQKLWIAGLGWDDKLPEELIQEWSQYRKELPKLELFHIPRWVRKKKSDIKVELHRFSDASNAGYAAVVYIRCVTMENEVYTHLVTAKTKVAPIKQISIPRLELCAAVLVTKLLLEVCETLNINKSDIHAWTDSTIVLAWLSDHPSRWKTFVANKTSEILTLINATQWSYVSTKENPADCASRGMSPSEFLENSLCKNGPSWLQNSKIDYVKPRSICTKTELEKRQLKVHTTCVKNFEEMEDICSRFSSLRKLIRFVKD; from the exons ATGTATTTAAGTTATAAAGCTGAGTTGAAATCTGTACTGAAAGCCATATCACCGAATGTGTCTACTGCGTCATCGAGTTTGAAAGAGAATTCAGACAAGAATAAAGAATCACTTGTAAGATTACCGAAGATAACTATACCAGTTTTCAGTGGCAAGTATACCGAATGGTCGTCTTTCAAGGATTTATTTACGTCACTCATCCATAATAACTCTGCACTCGACGACGTTCAGCGACTACATTATCTGAAGACGCAA TGGCCACTCAGCGAAAACCTGTCGTGGTTCTACGAGATGTCGGATCTGCAAGAGAAAGCACCACACACTTCTTCACGGAAACAACTCACCAACAGTAGCG GATTGGGTGGTGGTCAGAGTGGCTTAACCTCAAAATATGTGGTTAAGGTCAAGATTCAGTCACTCTGTGACCCAACCTTTAAGTTACAAGTGAAGGCTCACGTCCTTCAAACGGTGACTACAGTGTTACCACAAAGGAAGTTCACTCCACCCAGATGGGCTGAACTTGGCCGCATCAGTTTGGCTGATCCGCAGTATAATTCGCCTAATAGAATTGATGTTCTCTTAGGCTCCGAGGTGTATTGCGCTATCCTGAAAAGGGGATTGATTAAAAGTCCTAatgatttgattattgcaCAGGATACTTACCTTGGATGGGTGTTGTCGGGTCAGGTTGACGGCTATGATAATGAAGAATCTACATGTCACAACATTATAATGAGCTTTCATATCCAGTTAGAAGAGAATGAACTAATCaagaaattttgtgaaatcgAATCTGAACCTAGTCCAAACAAAAAGATATTAACTCAAGAAGAACAGGATTGTGAAGATCATTTCAAAGCTACAACTTGCAGAGATGAGACTGGTCGTTATGTGGTGGAGTTGCCGTTTCGTCCAAATGTTCGTCGAGACAACGGTGATACAAGGTCCGTCGCTGTGAAACATTTGTTTGGTCTAGAAAAGAGATTGAATAAGAATAGCACATTAAAGAACAATTATTCTGAGGTCATAGATGAATATTTGAAACTTGGTCATATGGAGATTGTTGATGATGAGTCATCAAATACGGAGGGTAAGGTATGGTTACCACATCATGCGGTTGTTCGTATGGATagaacaacaacaaaaaccaGAGTGGTTTTTAATGCTGCTGATAGAAGCGCTAATGAATTATCCTTAAATGATACATTAATGGTTGGTCCAACCTTACAAATGGAATTACGCCACTTGATAATGCGTTGGCGTTCACACCCCATATGTCTCACTGCtgatatcataaaaatgtatCGACAAGTGAACGTAGCTGCAAAACATACCGATTTTCAACGGATTGTATGGCGATCTGAAGAGGGTATTATACGTGACTATCGTCTTCTGACTGTCACTTTCGGCACTTCATGCGCTCCTTATTTAGCTGTAAAAGCAATGCAACAAGTAGCTGTAGATGAAGGTCGTAATTTCCCGCACGCGGCAAGTAGAGTTCTATCAGATTTTTACATGGACGATCTTCTCACCGGCGCTGAAAATGAAGAAGAAGCGGTTaagatttataaagaaatgaatgaattgcTAAATAAAGGTGGATTTCAATTGCAGAAGTGgacatgtaataaaataggAGTACTAGGTGGTACAGAAACAGATACTGAAAGAGAGTTTAAAGAGGATGATGTTACTAAAATTGTAGGTATTGCTTGGAATCGCCGCACAGATGAGTTTGGTTATAACATCAAGATTTCTTCTGATGCCCCTGCTCCTGAAACAAAACGCAAAGTGATTAGTGAAATCTGTCGACTATATGATCCACTCGGGTGGATAGCTCCGTGCGTTATTATAGCAAAGATCTTTATCCAGAAGCTATGGATTGCTGGACTGGGCTGGGATGATAAATTGCCAGAGGAGCTGATACAAGAGTGGTCACAATATCGCAAGGAATTACCGAAGCTAGAATTATTTCATATTCCGAGATGGGTCCGCAAGAAGAAAAGTGATATCAAAGTGGAGTTACACAGGTTTAGTGACGCTTCTAATGCAGGCTATGCTGCTGTGGTTTATATTCGTTGCGTTACTATGGAAAATGAAGTTTATACTCACCTGGTAACCGCTAAGACGAAAGTAGCACCCATCAAGCAGATATCCATCCCGCGACTTGAGTTGTGCGCTGCTGTTCTAGTTACTAAACTACTTCTGGAAGTATGTGAAACACTGAACATCAATAAGTCAGATATACATGCTTGGACGGACTCTACGATCGTGTTAGCTTGGTTGTCCGACCATCCAAGTCGTTGGAAGACTTTTGTCGCCAACAAGACTTCAGAAATACTTACCTTAATTAATGCTACGCAGTGGTCGTATGTTTCGACAAAGGAAAATCCTGCCGATTGTGCGTCACGTGGTATGTCACCGTCAGAGTTTCTAGAGAACTCGTTGTGTAAGAATGGTCCAAGCTGGTTACAAAATAGCAAAATTGATTATGTCAAACCACGTTCCATATGCACTAAGACAGAGTTAGAGAAGCGTCAACTTAAAGTACATACTACTTGTGTCAAAAACTTTGAAGAAATGGAGGATATTTGTTCTAGATTTTCAAGCTTACGGAAACTAATAAGG tttgtgaAGGACTAA
- the LOC106138066 gene encoding tRNA (cytosine(72)-C(5))-methyltransferase NSUN6, which yields MHKIQDWLARPPKYTTFRINSLRKFEYDKLTNYLIEQSKELNTTSIPKFYLLRPDCLVVEQWTDDVKIENGNKIVVVDALCAAAVLRGAHVFAPGVMGLPSGKIIFKFLLKVNYDGKKKYVGTGYLKMTRNELFDNGIQASGIAVHTLLPASRLPVINETLYPKGTILLQNLPSIVCGWVVDAKPHEVILDMCAAPGNKTTHLAEMSHDQANIIALDKTPQKIASLQKNCYSHGLTCIKAFVFDSTKCCSYESDGVHQGPPYPPNSFDKVLLDAPCSGLGQRPQLINKMTPKMLQSYKFVQRKLFRSAVEVLKFGGRLTYSTCTVTEDENERIVSWALETFPCLSLVPAEPLLGGPGLPNCGLSDQQREMVQRFSPTDDSLRFVDPIYKDTIGFFIAQFTKLK from the exons ATGCATAAAATTCAAGATTGGTTAGCCCGACCTCCAAAATATACAACTTTCCGGATTAATAGTCTTCGAAAATTTGAATATGATAAGCTGACAAACTATTTAATAGAG CAAAGTAAAGAATTGAATACCACTAGTATTCCAAAGTTTTATCTGCTACGGCCAGATTGTCTTGTGGTTGAACAATGGACTGATGATGTAAAAATTGagaatggaaataaaattgttgtgGTAGACGCTTTGTGTGCAGCTGCAGTGTTGAGAGGAGCTCATGTATTTGCACCTGGAGTTATGGGGCTTCCTTCAggtaaaataatctttaaatttttgttgaaaGTTAATTATGATGGTAAGAAAAAGTATGTGGGCActggttatttaaaaatgacaagaaatgaattatttgataATGGAATCCAAGCAAG TGGTATAGCTGTACATACATTATTGCCGGCTTCAAGGTTGCCTGTAATAAATGAGACTTTGTATCCAAAAggtacaattttattacaaaacctGCCATCAATAGTATGTGGCTGGGTAGTTGATGCAAAGCCTCATGAAGTCATCCTGGATATGTGTGCTGCTCCAGGAAACAAAACAACTCATTTAGCTGAAATGTCTCATGATCAA GCAAACATAATTGCTTTGGATAAAACACCTCAGAAGATAgcaagtttacaaaaaaactgtTACAGTCATGGTTTAACATGTATAAAAGCTTTTGTATTTGATTCTACAAAATGCTGTTCATATGAAAGTGACGGAGTACACCAAGGTCCTCCTTATCCCCCAAACAGTTTTGATAAAGTTCTTCTAGATGCCCCATGCAGTGGGCTGGGACAACGACCTCAGCTTATCAATAAAATGACACCCAAAATGCTGCAGTCATATAAATTTGTTCAGAGAAAATTATTTCGATCT GCAGTTGAAGTACTGAAATTTGGTGGAAGGTTAACATACAGTACTTGCACAGTAACTGAAGACGAGAATGAAAGAATAGTGTCTTGGGCATTGGAAACATTCCCATGTTTGTCTTTGGTACCAGCTGAACCTCTACTTGGTGGTCCAGGATTGCCCAATTGTGGTCTAAGTGACCAACAAAG AGAAATGGTACAGCGATTTAGTCCCACTGACGATAGTTTGAGGTTTGTGGATCCAATTTACAAAGATACGATCGgattttttattgcacaatttacaaaattgaaatga